The Sphingopyxis fribergensis DNA segment ACGCCCCAGAAGCAGCCGCCGGCAAGAATTGCGCGCTCGATGCTCATGCGATGTCCTCCACCTGGTCCAGATAGGCGCCATAACCCTGCGCTACCATATCGTCGCGGTGGACAAAGCGCAGCGAAGCCGAGTTGATGCAGTAACGCAAGCCGCCGCGGTCGCGGGGGCCGTCGGTGAACACATGCCCCAGATGGCTGTCGCCATGTGTCGATCGCACTTCGGTGCGGATCATGCCATGGGTCGTGTCGTTGAGCTCGGCGACATTCGCCGGCTCGATCGGCTTGGTGAAGCTCGGCCAGCCGCAACCCGATTCATATTTGTCGGACGACGCAAACAGCGGCTCGCCCGAGACGATATCCACATAGATGCCGGGATCCTTGTTGTTCAGATATTCGCCCGTGCCGGGCCGTTCGGTGCCGCTCTGCTGCGTCACGCGATATTGCTCGGGGGATAAGGCCGCGACGGCTTCGGATGTTTTGCGATATTCGGTCATTTGAATCTCCATTTCACTCGGGAATATGGTGTTTCCATTTGGATAAACCATGGCCCGACAGATGGTCAGCACCGGATTATGGCGCGATGTCGTTGGCGGGGACAAGCAGCGGCTTGCCCTTTTCGACGATATAGGTTGCGAGCTCGGCGCCGTTGGCGGCCGTGCGATTGCGCGCCATATGCGCGACCCCGGCGGGGACGAACAAAACCTCGCCGGTCTTCACCGTCACGGGCGCCTGGCCCTCGAGCTGATATTCGAGCGTGCCCTCGACGACATAGATAAGCTCTTCGCCGGGATGACGATGCCAGGACGCCACGGCGCCGGGCGCGATGTCGATGCGCGCCTGCACCGTCTCATGGCCGGCGATCGACAGGTCGTGCCGCTGCAGGTCGGTGCGGGTGATGCCGGCAGGGACGGGAACCGGCGTCGATCGCGTTGCCGCTGGCGCGTCGAGGCTTTCCGCGGCCAAAGCGGGCGCTGCCTGCACGCCGAGCGCAAGCGCCGTTGACATCAAGGCCTGGAGAAATTGTCTTGCCATCTCTGGTGTCTTTCTCATTTCGCGGATCGTTCATACGCCATGTGCCGACGAGCCGGTTCAAACTTGTTGCTGCGGGTTTCGTTGTGAAGGCCATGATGGTTACAAAATATGGCGCGATCAGGTCCGCCGCGCGGTGTCGCTGGTCTGGGGCAGTCGAATCCCGTGCAAAGCGGCGCGCAGCCGCGGGGTCGCCCGGTCGATGAAGGCGCGGACCTTGAGCGGAAGCAGACCCTGGCGCGGATAAACGAAATGGCGGGCTATGTTCGTCGACCATAGGGACAATGCGGTCGGATATGATCAGGTCCAAGGTGACGTCCGGATATTCTTCCATGAAGAACAGCGCGATCGGC contains these protein-coding regions:
- the msrB gene encoding peptide-methionine (R)-S-oxide reductase MsrB, producing MTEYRKTSEAVAALSPEQYRVTQQSGTERPGTGEYLNNKDPGIYVDIVSGEPLFASSDKYESGCGWPSFTKPIEPANVAELNDTTHGMIRTEVRSTHGDSHLGHVFTDGPRDRGGLRYCINSASLRFVHRDDMVAQGYGAYLDQVEDIA
- a CDS encoding cupin domain-containing protein, with amino-acid sequence MSTALALGVQAAPALAAESLDAPAATRSTPVPVPAGITRTDLQRHDLSIAGHETVQARIDIAPGAVASWHRHPGEELIYVVEGTLEYQLEGQAPVTVKTGEVLFVPAGVAHMARNRTAANGAELATYIVEKGKPLLVPANDIAP